From bacterium, one genomic window encodes:
- a CDS encoding sigma-54 dependent transcriptional regulator — MNPARVLVVDDDDTFRGLTIAELRSRGFAPTPAAGVQAAKMELARGEHDLVLLDLRLGDGSGLDVLRHAREHAPSVEVIVLSGQGDIETAIEAMRLGAFDYLRKPCPTDELEVTLQKARERQLLIERNEILSGGFAPPDLAGEFVGKSEPFRRVIEMIDRVATTDSSVLILGETGVGKDVVAKLIHARSKRRASPFVVVECAALHGDLLHNELFGHEKGAYTGATAAKHGLFEVADKGTIFLDEIGDVNLETQVKMLRVLETGRFRHVGGTREIAVDTRVVAATNRDLADMMEKGYFRKDLYFRLSTIRVDVPPLRERPADIPVLVEHFLSRANERFGQRRRFSAGAMARLSAYRWPGNVRELLHVVERSVILATGETIDESMLPSEIRESDDAGGPFATLETVERRHIRRVLSAVEGNRARAAAMLGISERTLYRRIKELGLDEKPDVRP, encoded by the coding sequence ATGAATCCCGCCCGCGTGCTCGTCGTTGACGACGACGATACCTTTCGTGGACTGACCATCGCGGAGTTGCGCTCGCGCGGTTTCGCGCCGACGCCCGCGGCCGGGGTGCAAGCCGCCAAGATGGAACTGGCGCGCGGCGAACACGACCTCGTGCTGCTCGATCTGCGCCTTGGCGACGGCAGCGGGCTCGACGTGCTGCGTCACGCGCGTGAGCACGCGCCGTCGGTCGAGGTCATCGTGCTCTCCGGCCAGGGCGACATCGAAACCGCCATCGAGGCGATGCGCCTTGGCGCGTTCGACTACCTGCGCAAGCCGTGCCCCACGGACGAGCTCGAGGTCACGCTGCAAAAGGCGCGCGAGCGGCAGCTGCTCATCGAACGCAACGAAATCCTCTCCGGCGGATTCGCGCCGCCGGACCTGGCGGGAGAGTTTGTCGGCAAGAGCGAGCCGTTTCGCAGGGTGATCGAGATGATCGACCGCGTCGCGACGACCGACTCTTCGGTGCTGATCCTCGGCGAGACGGGCGTCGGCAAGGACGTCGTCGCCAAGCTCATCCACGCGCGAAGCAAGCGGCGCGCGAGCCCGTTTGTCGTCGTGGAGTGCGCGGCGCTGCACGGCGATCTTCTGCACAACGAACTGTTCGGCCACGAGAAGGGCGCGTATACCGGCGCGACCGCGGCCAAGCACGGCCTGTTCGAGGTGGCCGACAAGGGCACGATTTTCCTCGACGAAATCGGGGACGTAAACCTGGAAACGCAGGTCAAAATGCTGCGCGTGCTGGAGACCGGGCGCTTCCGGCACGTGGGCGGCACGCGCGAGATCGCGGTCGACACGCGCGTCGTCGCGGCGACCAATCGCGACCTCGCCGACATGATGGAGAAGGGCTATTTCCGCAAGGATCTTTACTTTCGTCTGTCCACGATCCGCGTCGACGTTCCGCCGCTGCGCGAGCGCCCCGCGGACATCCCGGTGCTCGTCGAGCATTTCCTTTCGCGCGCCAACGAGCGCTTCGGGCAGCGGCGCCGATTTTCCGCGGGCGCGATGGCGCGCCTTTCCGCCTATCGCTGGCCGGGCAACGTGCGCGAGCTGCTGCACGTGGTGGAACGCTCGGTAATCCTCGCGACGGGCGAGACGATCGACGAGTCGATGTTGCCTTCGGAGATTCGCGAATCGGACGACGCGGGCGGCCCCTTCGCCACGCTCGAAACGGTGGAGCGCCGGCACATCCGCCGCGTGCTGTCGGCGGTCGAAGGCAACCGCGCCCGCGCCGCCGCGATGCTCGGCATCAGCGAACGCACCCTCTACCGCCGCATCAAGGAACTCGGACTGGACGAAAAGCCGGACGTGCGGCCCTGA
- a CDS encoding PAS domain-containing protein produces MAFARIDRLSLRFFLSVAILILCSQAAGFFVMYQYAENRMVEASRQQAALATRLVHLALEDGMTQKDDHLVRRMVKAFGGAGDLQRVMIIDREGEVRFSSDPSVEARHFEQNSATCLVCHQNPAESRERSAMLEIEGGRTLRVVDPVPNRVACYGCHDESHRINGLVVVDVPLEGALDDLRQAMGPLAAASSAIGLSLLAGTGLVFRRLLVRRLRRFEKTARAIAKGDFSSRVPVVQSDDALTRVETQFNSMADAVAALLGRVREQRADLERVMNSVDDGMVVLDRERTVVAANEAFARRFPIGDATLIGVRCCGDRERGGLGCHDDGFCPTLHCFGAGHVQTAIKRRVQPDGSVRHEEVRASPVFGEDGQVSHVVEVWRDITDRRSEEAKLADTERMVSLGMLASGFSHEVNTPLGSIGMCLDGIGRVASTNSELDDGVRAQIAEYVGVASKQVRRAGAITEQFLRLARGQSLSASSVDPVACADSVAALCRQKTRAAGVELKVVEPAARPSVVADESAVQQVFLNLILNAIDACESGHHIAVTFAVEPGRLLARVADDGRGIAPGDLPRVFEPFFSRRAAGTGLGLFVSLNLAHSWNGDITLESAPGEGTTFTVHFPIPTNGDA; encoded by the coding sequence GTGGCGTTTGCCCGGATCGATCGACTCAGCCTGCGCTTTTTTTTGAGCGTGGCGATCCTGATTCTCTGCAGTCAGGCTGCGGGCTTTTTCGTCATGTACCAGTACGCGGAAAACCGCATGGTCGAGGCCAGCCGCCAGCAGGCGGCGCTCGCCACGCGCCTTGTCCACCTGGCGCTCGAAGACGGCATGACGCAAAAGGACGACCACCTCGTCCGCCGCATGGTGAAGGCGTTCGGCGGCGCCGGCGATCTGCAGCGCGTGATGATCATCGACCGCGAGGGCGAGGTGCGCTTTTCCAGCGACCCGTCCGTCGAGGCGCGTCACTTCGAGCAGAACTCGGCGACGTGCCTGGTCTGCCACCAGAATCCCGCCGAGTCGCGCGAACGCAGTGCGATGCTCGAGATCGAGGGCGGCCGCACGCTGCGCGTCGTCGATCCGGTGCCGAACCGCGTGGCCTGCTACGGATGCCACGACGAGAGCCACCGCATCAACGGCCTCGTCGTCGTGGACGTGCCGCTCGAAGGCGCGCTCGACGATCTTCGCCAGGCGATGGGGCCGCTGGCCGCCGCGTCAAGCGCCATCGGGCTCTCGCTGCTGGCCGGTACGGGCCTCGTCTTCCGGCGCTTGCTGGTGCGCCGGCTGCGCCGGTTCGAAAAGACCGCGCGCGCCATCGCGAAAGGCGATTTTTCAAGCCGCGTACCGGTGGTCCAAAGCGACGACGCACTCACCCGCGTAGAGACGCAGTTCAATTCCATGGCTGACGCGGTCGCGGCGCTGCTCGGCCGCGTGCGCGAGCAGCGCGCCGACCTGGAGCGCGTCATGAACTCCGTGGACGACGGCATGGTGGTGCTGGACCGCGAACGCACGGTCGTCGCCGCGAACGAGGCGTTCGCGCGCCGCTTCCCGATCGGCGACGCGACGCTCATCGGCGTGCGTTGCTGCGGCGATCGCGAACGCGGGGGCCTGGGCTGCCACGACGACGGCTTCTGCCCGACGTTGCATTGCTTCGGCGCGGGCCACGTTCAAACCGCCATCAAACGCCGCGTGCAACCGGACGGAAGCGTGCGTCATGAGGAGGTGCGCGCATCTCCGGTGTTCGGCGAGGACGGGCAGGTGAGCCACGTCGTCGAGGTGTGGCGTGACATCACGGATCGGCGCAGCGAGGAGGCCAAGCTGGCCGACACCGAGCGCATGGTGTCGCTTGGCATGCTGGCCTCCGGATTCTCGCACGAGGTCAACACGCCGCTCGGGTCGATCGGCATGTGCCTGGATGGCATCGGCCGCGTGGCCTCGACGAACTCCGAACTCGACGACGGCGTGCGCGCGCAGATCGCGGAGTACGTCGGCGTGGCCAGCAAGCAGGTGCGGCGCGCGGGCGCGATCACCGAGCAGTTCCTTCGCCTGGCGCGGGGGCAGTCGCTTTCGGCCTCGTCGGTCGATCCGGTGGCGTGCGCGGATTCGGTGGCCGCGCTTTGCCGCCAAAAGACGCGTGCGGCGGGCGTGGAGCTTAAGGTGGTCGAGCCGGCCGCTCGACCGTCGGTGGTGGCCGACGAGTCCGCCGTGCAGCAGGTTTTCCTGAATCTCATCCTCAACGCGATCGACGCCTGCGAGTCCGGGCACCATATCGCGGTAACGTTCGCCGTCGAGCCCGGCCGCTTGCTTGCGCGCGTCGCCGACGACGGGCGCGGCATCGCGCCCGGGGACCTTCCGCGCGTGTTCGAGCCGTTCTTTTCGCGGCGCGCCGCCGGCACCGGGCTTGGGCTTTTCGTCTCGCTCAATCTCGCGCATAGCTGGAACGGAGACATCACTCTCGAGAGCGCGCCCGGCGAGGGCACGACTTTCACCGTTCATTTCCCGATCCCGACAAACGGAGACGCATGA
- the nrfD gene encoding polysulfide reductase NrfD, translating to MHFLEFVKGSFRIWTSGGKGYWSWLAFLGMCVMVGAFGYAEQLQRGLVTTSMRDPVSWGFYIGNFTFLVGVAAAAVVLVIPAYIYHWKPIKEIVIIGELLAVSAVIMCLLFVAVDIGRPDRFWHLIPGIGHLNFPSSILAWDVLVLNGYAVLNLVVVTYLLYCAFVKREASASFVTPLILMSIPFAVSIHTVTAFVYNGLPARPFWNSAILAPRFLASAFCSGPAIILVLLQLLKKYTRLEIKNEAIWKIAELMAYAMFINLFLLGAEIFREYYSGTHHLLFFEYLFTGIDGKTALVPYAWFSVFASVAAFLIFLIPATRKNPVTLNLGALLIYAGVYIEKGIALVIPGFTPSTLGEIYEYSPSPVEIKVAVGVFGIGFLIFTLMLKVALPLMLGEFDIDQPVPARARDRAKPAPAAAG from the coding sequence ATGCATTTTCTGGAATTCGTCAAGGGAAGCTTCCGGATCTGGACAAGCGGCGGCAAGGGTTACTGGTCGTGGCTTGCGTTTCTCGGCATGTGCGTCATGGTGGGCGCGTTCGGATACGCCGAGCAGCTCCAGCGCGGCCTGGTCACCACGTCGATGCGCGACCCGGTGAGCTGGGGCTTTTACATCGGCAACTTCACGTTCCTCGTCGGCGTCGCCGCCGCGGCCGTAGTGCTTGTCATCCCCGCCTACATCTATCACTGGAAGCCCATCAAGGAGATCGTGATCATCGGCGAGCTGCTCGCGGTGAGCGCGGTCATCATGTGCCTGCTCTTCGTGGCGGTGGATATCGGCCGGCCCGACCGCTTCTGGCATCTCATCCCCGGCATCGGGCACCTGAACTTCCCATCGTCGATCCTCGCGTGGGACGTGCTGGTGCTGAACGGCTACGCCGTGCTGAACCTCGTTGTCGTGACGTATCTGCTCTATTGCGCGTTCGTGAAACGCGAAGCGTCGGCGAGCTTCGTCACGCCGCTCATCCTGATGTCGATTCCGTTCGCGGTCAGCATCCACACGGTGACGGCGTTCGTGTACAACGGTCTGCCCGCGCGCCCGTTCTGGAACAGCGCGATCCTGGCGCCGCGCTTTCTCGCTTCGGCGTTTTGCTCCGGGCCCGCGATCATCCTGGTGCTGTTGCAGCTTCTCAAAAAATACACGCGCCTGGAGATCAAGAACGAGGCGATCTGGAAGATCGCGGAGTTGATGGCCTACGCGATGTTCATCAACCTGTTCCTGCTCGGCGCGGAGATCTTCCGGGAATATTACTCCGGAACGCACCACCTGCTGTTTTTCGAATATCTGTTCACGGGAATCGACGGCAAGACGGCGCTCGTTCCGTACGCCTGGTTCTCCGTATTCGCGAGCGTCGCGGCGTTCCTCATCTTCCTCATCCCCGCGACGCGCAAAAACCCGGTGACGCTGAACCTCGGCGCGCTTCTCATCTACGCCGGCGTGTACATCGAAAAGGGTATCGCGCTTGTCATTCCCGGCTTCACGCCGTCCACGCTCGGCGAGATCTACGAATATTCCCCAAGCCCCGTGGAGATCAAGGTCGCCGTCGGCGTGTTCGGTATCGGCTTTCTGATCTTCACGCTGATGCTGAAGGTGGCCCTGCCGCTGATGCTCGGCGAGTTCGATATCGACCAGCCCGTGCCCGCGCGTGCGCGCGATCGGGCGAAGCCGGCGCCGGCGGCGGCGGGATAG
- a CDS encoding 4Fe-4S dicluster domain-containing protein, translating to MTAKAQVTISDNRETGLSRRGFVKGALAAAATGLLASCSPAAREAFFQRHFRELTQDDKERILDRLEAEYGRKYGGEFTVDAAPAAEGVQFAYALDLSRCVGCRRCVHACVKENNQSRDPEMHWITVLQMDKEKGIDLSHATAYYNPKQVPEEGHFYVPVACQQCRRPQCVTVCPVGATWQEPDGIVVIDYNWCIGCRLCMAACPYGARHFNWAEPNIPDDEVNRDTHYLGNRPRYKGVVEKCTFCIQRTRNGRYPACVEACPVGARKFGNILDKDSEIRYVIENKRVFILKEEINTQPKFYYFYGV from the coding sequence ATGACGGCGAAAGCGCAAGTCACGATCAGCGACAATCGCGAAACCGGTCTCTCGCGCCGCGGTTTCGTCAAGGGCGCGCTCGCCGCCGCGGCGACCGGCCTTCTCGCCTCGTGCAGCCCGGCCGCGCGCGAGGCCTTTTTTCAACGGCACTTCCGCGAACTGACGCAAGACGACAAGGAACGGATCCTCGACCGCTTGGAGGCGGAATACGGCCGCAAGTACGGCGGCGAGTTCACAGTCGACGCCGCCCCCGCTGCCGAGGGAGTGCAGTTCGCCTACGCGCTCGATCTGTCGCGCTGCGTCGGCTGCCGCCGCTGCGTGCACGCGTGTGTGAAGGAGAATAACCAGTCGCGCGATCCGGAAATGCACTGGATCACCGTGCTGCAAATGGACAAGGAAAAGGGCATCGACCTCTCCCACGCGACGGCTTACTACAATCCGAAGCAGGTTCCCGAAGAGGGCCATTTCTACGTGCCCGTTGCCTGCCAGCAGTGCCGGCGGCCTCAGTGCGTCACGGTCTGCCCGGTCGGCGCGACGTGGCAGGAGCCCGACGGCATTGTCGTCATCGACTACAACTGGTGCATCGGCTGCCGCCTGTGCATGGCCGCCTGCCCCTACGGCGCGCGCCATTTCAACTGGGCGGAACCGAATATCCCGGATGACGAGGTCAACCGCGACACGCATTACCTCGGCAACCGCCCGCGCTACAAAGGCGTCGTCGAGAAGTGCACCTTCTGCATCCAGCGCACGCGCAACGGCCGATACCCGGCGTGCGTCGAGGCGTGCCCGGTCGGCGCGCGCAAGTTCGGAAATATCCTCGATAAGGACAGCGAGATCCGCTACGTCATCGAGAACAAGCGCGTGTTCATCCTGAAGGAAGAAATCAATACGCAGCCGAAGTTCTACTACTTCTACGGCGTGTGA